The following are from one region of the Populus trichocarpa isolate Nisqually-1 chromosome 8, P.trichocarpa_v4.1, whole genome shotgun sequence genome:
- the LOC7487976 gene encoding uncharacterized protein LOC7487976: MRGATHCHNLERRLFSFEITMEQAQYWLWMKRKQLLMSQLEAATDSNSKCSLEEKAFAEDASGHLGGCIWPPRSYSCSFCKREFRSAQALGGHMNVHRRDRARLKQSLTLSPHKDVFRHQNHIQRSLKSLGSHFPTEVCNLDNYDLDPKLSVSGTINIASTLSTSRFSALSTHENLSDHAFVSPFSSYFEQEQHKGYPHFHNNLSGSDHSLAVRLLNDSESKPEAEKNQGKLDSTCSRHDNFVATDLFMGLSSAPNSQSLSSPDSCGNEAISCKGPTTNVSVLSLLVKPRSNYGCTQSEAIGPMSSSMEDIDLELRLGEPPKVK, from the exons ATGAGAGGAGCAACCCACTGTCATAACCTAGAAAGAAGACTTTTCAGCTT tgAAATCACCATGGAGCAAGCTCAATACTGGTTGTGGATGAAGAGGAAACAACTTCTGATGTCACAGCTTGAAGCAGCAACGGACTCCAATTCCAAATGTTCGTTAGAAGAGAAAGCTTTTGCAGAAGATGCATCTGGGCATCTTGGTGGTTGCATATGGCCTCCAAGATCTTATTCTTGCAGTTTTTGTAAAAGAGAATTCAGGTCAGCTCAAGCCCTAGGTGGTCACATGAATGTTCATAGGAGGGATAGGGCTAGGCTTAAGCAATCTCTTACTCTTAGTCCTCATAAAGATGTTTTTCGACATCAGAATCATATCCAAAGGTCACTTAAATCACTGGGATCTCATTTCCCAACTGAGGTTTGCAACTTAGATAATTATGATCTTGACCCTAAACTTTCTGTCTCTGGAACTATTAATATCGCATCAACTCTTTCCACTTCTAGGTTTTCAGCTTTGTCCACTCATGAAAATTTAAGTGATCATGCCTTTgtttctcccttttcttcttaCTTCGAACAAGAACAGCATAAAGGGTATCCTCATTTCCATAATAATTTATCAGGGTCGGATCATTCTTTGGCAGTTAGACTTCTGAATGATTCAGAATCAAAACCTGAAGCAGAAAAGAATCAGGGTAAATTAGATTCTACATGCTCGAGACATGACAATTTCGTTGCAACTGATTTATTTATGGGCTTGAGTTCTGCTCCTAATAGCCAGAGTTTATCATCTCCTGATTCTTGTGGTAACGAGGCAATCAGTTGCAAAGGGCCTACAACCAATGTTTCAGTGCTCTCGCTGTTGGTTAAGCCACGTTCAAATTATGGATGTACTCAATCAGAGGCAATCGGACCGATGTCTAGCTCCATGGAGGACATAGATCTTGAGCTCCGGCTCGGTGAGCCACCAAAGGTGAAGTAG